ACAACGGCGTCGTGCTGACCACCTTCGACGCCATGGCCCCACTCGTCTCGGCCCTGCGCGGGCACGCGGCGGCCGACGGCGGGTTCTGCCTCGCGTTGGGGCTGCTGGGGCTCCTCATGGGCCTTCGCCCCGAGGAGCGCTACGGCCTGGACTGGGCCGACGTGGACCTCGGTGCCGCCACCTGCCGCGTGAGGCGGGCGTACCTCATGGTCTCGCGAGGCGAGGGCACCCATGACCTCAAGGAGCCGAAGACGGCCCACTCCCTTCGCGACGTGCCGGTGTCGCCCGACGTGGCCGACGCGCTCATGGCGCTGCCAGGACCGCGCGACGGCCCCGTGCTCGTGGGCGCTGACGGCGGCAGGGTCTCGCCGTCGACCGCCCGCCACAGGTGGGACCGCTTCCTCGCGTGGTGCGACGCGGGCGGGCTTGACGTCCCCCATGTCACGGTCGAGAACTGCCGGCACAGCTTCGCCACGTCGTACCTCCACGCGGGCGGCAGGGTGGAGGACCTGTCCCGCATCCTGGGGCACTCGGACATCGTCACGACGTACCGGCGCTACGTCAGGCCGGACGCCACGGACGCGGCGAGGGGCGTCTCGGACATCGTGCCGAGGGTCTAGGCCATTGGCTAACCATTGGCTAACGCCACGACAGGATACGTGAGAATATGGGCGATTCTCGGGCGCAAAAGAGTCTCCCTCAAACACAAAAAAGCCCCCTCACCTGCAAGAATACAGGTGAGGGGGCTTGAGTGCGCATGGTGGAGGTGCGGAGAGTCGAACTCCGGTCCAAAGCATATTCCTGGCAGGTGTCTCCAAGCTCAGTCACCGCTAATATCTTAGACGGGATCGTCCGGTGACGGACGCTTTCCGTCCCAGCTGGTTCAAACTTAGCGCACGGCATACCAACCACGTCCACGCGCGCATCTCCCTCAGATGACGTCGCCCGGGAAGCGGGAGAGACTTCCCGTTAGACGGCTACTTATATGTTAAGCAGCGAGGGCGTACTCGCCCTGATAAGAATCTTCGTCGTCAATTAGATTTGACGGTACCCCTGTTTAGCGTGGCGAGGAGACCACGGCTTGCTGCCCACCTCAAACATACCCTGTCGAAACCAGTCACCCCCATACGATCAACGGAAGGCATGCTGCCATCCCTACGATATCAGCGCCCGGCATTGCGCGCCCCGTACGACACCATGACGCATGTACCCATTTTAGCATCTTAGCCATGCTTGCGTCCCTCGCGATCAATGAACATGATGCCAAAGGCCACCATCAAAAGGACCGGGCTCGCAAGAATCATCCTAAGGCCCAAAGGTCCTATCAGCCAACTGCCCGCCACCGCGCCGCAGGTGAAGCATACGATCACAAAAGAGTAGAGCAGTCCCGTCTCGAGCTGCTCACGCTCATGCGTATGTGCGTAGCTCACCATGGACTGAGTGCCACTGCGCAGATTGCCGATGCACATGGTCGTGGCAAAGGCATTGCCATGAAGTTTGCGAAAGGCCTGGACCTGCATGCCACAGGCAAGCGACGTCAGGCCGTTGGCGATGAGATTGAACCCCTCTGGCACGAAGCCCACGATCACAAGGAGCACGGCTTCTATCAGTAGCACGAGCTGGCGCCAGTGCAGGTGCTTGGGTTTGAGGAGCAGCTTGATGCCGTGCGCCATCGCAATGCCTGCGGAGAAAAAGAGTACCGGGGACAGGTAGTGCATGCACTGGTCCCAGTTTCCCTGCGAGAGATTGACACCCAGAAGCAGCATGTTTCCCGTCTGGGCGTTGGCAAAGACGTGCCCTCTGACCAGATAGGAGTAGGCATCCATAACTCCACCGGAAAGCGCTAGGAACAGCGCGAGTTCGACGGACTCAGACGTTTGCTCGGCGTGCTTCATCTATCCCCCTCAGATCCTCACAGCTCTTAGGTGCTATGGGTCGGCTAAGGGAGGGACCCACGGACCTTAGCTCGGGGCCCCTCCGACACAGACGCACGCCTCGTAACCCTAGTATCGGGAGGCTACTCCTCCACCAGCTCGAACTGGTCAGGACCAACGCCGCACACGGGGCAGACGTAGTCCTCAGGCAACTCCGGAGTATCGATCTCGACCTCATAGCCGCAGACCAAACAGCGGAACTTGTACGTCTTCTTCTCGTCGACCATTGCGTATCCTCTCTCTTGGCGGCGCGCCCTTCTGCACGCCTCGTGCGCCCGCCCCTACGGGCGCACCACCCTCATACCCAGTTAGTCACATCTGAGGCGCACGATAGCCCGACGGAAGGTCCAAGAGCTGCCTCACCACAAAATCCCCTCTCCCTGCCATCTGGGTCTCCCATCCCTAACGACCACGCAGCTTGAGCGCGCGCTGAATCTCGCGATCACTGTCACGTCTGGCCATGTCGCGCCGCTTGTCGAAGAGCTTCTTGCCCCTTCCTATGCCAACACACAGCTTCACACGGTTATGCTCGTCGAAGTAGAGCTCGAGCGGCACAAGCGCCATACCCTTGGTGCGCAGCTGCGCGTCGATGAGGGCAATCTGTCGGCGGTGCATGAGCAGGCGCCGCCTGCGGTCAGGATCCACGTTCCACACGCCACCGTTCGAGTACGGGTGTATGTGCACACCCACAAGAAAGGCCTCGCCGCCTCGGATGATGCAGAACGAGTCGCGTATCTGACAGGGACGCTCGCGTATGCTCTTGACCTCGGTTCCCGTGAGCTCGATGCCAGCTTCCCAGGTCTCACCTATCTCGTAGTCGTGACGGGCGACTCGGTTCTTAGAGATGCTCCTTTTTTGTGGGCCTTGGGAATTCTTGCCCCTGTCGCGCCCGCCCGTTGTGGAAGTTGGCTGTGGCCTACGCCTCGCCATCTGTAGCTCCCTCCCCTCGCGCGGCCCCTGTGGCCGCACCGTCTGCGTCTTCTGCAGCACCCGCAGGCTCCACACATGCGAGAAGCTCCCCCATCAGCCTATGGGAGAGCTCTGTGCCCGCAAGCGCGCAAGCCCTCAGCATGAGCCTCGTCTCCGCGTCCTGGTCACCCAGCTCGCGCGCGTCCAAGGCACACTGTAAGAGACAGATGACGACCTGGGCGTTGGCACCGCGTGGCAGCTGCAGCTCATCAAGGATCTGCCCCTCTTCCTCATCGCTGACAACATCGGGATCGTGCTGCGTGCCCACTGCCTGCTCAAGTGCCACCCTAAGCAAGGGATCGCTCGCATCGACCCTACGGGCAGCTCTGAGGAGCGCTGCCGCCTCTCGTGACTTCCCAGAGGCCTGGAAATACTCGGCAAAACTGAGAAAGGCTCGGATCAGATGAGAGGGCTCACTGGCACGAATGAGCACCGAGTGACTCAGCGCCAAGTACTCGCTGATATCGCCGACGTCCCGGCACAACTCCGCCAGGTTCAAACGATGCTCACAGGCCATGGGATTCCAACGCACCGCCTGCTTGAGCGCCTCGATCGCCAAGTGGGTGTCACCATCTGTCATGCGCGCGAGGGCAAGGTCGGCGTACAGGCGATCCAGCGGCTCGCCCACGTCGCGAAGCTCCCTTGGGTCGCGCTCGACAACCTGGTACGCCAGGCGATCGAAGGGAGAGGAAAAGCTAAACCACTGCTGGCTATCGGTCGTCGGGCAGTTACGATCGATGTACTCCTCCACGTCCTCAGCACGTCTTGAGAGAAGCTCAAGCGCCATGTATGTCTGGCCCTGCATAAGGTAGCCTTCGGCCAGCATGATCGCCTCAGTCGGCTCGCTCTGCTCGAGCCTGTCTGTATACTCCATGACACCTCCTCATACCATACGCTCTGCGAGGACGAGCAGTGTCCCCCCTCGCCGTATGCAACGACACCCTAAGAATACGACAAGCCTACCCGTTTACCGTGCGTACAAGTACCGTCCGTGTCGTTCGCCCATGGCACGGACGTTTCGTCTGTGCGCACGGGTCACTTGTCCGGAAGCGCGAAGTCTATCTGCCCGCGCGCAGGGCTGGTGCCCGCCACGACCACCGTCACGCGCATGCCCACCCGCCAGATTCTGCCACTTTCCTCGCCCATCAGCGCCATGCGCGCATCGTCGTACGAGAAGCGCTCATCTCCCAACTCGCGAGTCGCAAGCAGGCCCTCAGCGCAGCTCTCGTCGAGCATGACGAAGAGCCCATAGCGCTCGCAGCCCACCACGACGCCTCCAAAGCACTCACCCACCCTTGTGGAGAAGAACTCTGCGATCTTGACTCTCTGAGAGTCTCGGGCAGCACCATCTGAGACCCGTTCGCGATCCGAGCAGCTCCGACATAGCTGCGCCAGGCTGCGTCCGATCTCACGCTGCTCACGTGAGCCTGCGTTTCCGTCCAGCTGCGCCTTGAGTGCACGGTGCACCAAGAGGTCCGCGTAGCGGCGGATCGGCGAGGTAAAGTGACAGTACGCCCTCGCACCCAGGGCGTAGTGCCCATCGTTGTGCGGCAGGTAGATGGCGCGCCGCTGGGCCCTGAGCAGCACAGTGTTCACGAAGAGCTCCGCAGGCGTGCCTGCGGCGTCCTCGAGGA
The DNA window shown above is from Olsenella sp. oral taxon 807 and carries:
- the xerC gene encoding tyrosine recombinase XerC, with translation MSITRRRLADGTYVYDVREYVGFTLDGRRDRKSVTCRTLRAAKVERAKLVALRDSRRNRSGRCTFGDYVDRWWWPTTAGLAASTRDTYERELRLRLRPAFEAVDVRDVTRPMVQRMVDGCATRKVAQKALGVLGTVMRQAMGDGLVASNVAAARYSLPPEGRRRDNGVVLTTFDAMAPLVSALRGHAAADGGFCLALGLLGLLMGLRPEERYGLDWADVDLGAATCRVRRAYLMVSRGEGTHDLKEPKTAHSLRDVPVSPDVADALMALPGPRDGPVLVGADGGRVSPSTARHRWDRFLAWCDAGGLDVPHVTVENCRHSFATSYLHAGGRVEDLSRILGHSDIVTTYRRYVRPDATDAARGVSDIVPRV
- a CDS encoding YoaK family protein, which translates into the protein MKHAEQTSESVELALFLALSGGVMDAYSYLVRGHVFANAQTGNMLLLGVNLSQGNWDQCMHYLSPVLFFSAGIAMAHGIKLLLKPKHLHWRQLVLLIEAVLLVIVGFVPEGFNLIANGLTSLACGMQVQAFRKLHGNAFATTMCIGNLRSGTQSMVSYAHTHEREQLETGLLYSFVIVCFTCGAVAGSWLIGPLGLRMILASPVLLMVAFGIMFIDREGRKHG
- a CDS encoding rubredoxin-like domain-containing protein yields the protein MVDEKKTYKFRCLVCGYEVEIDTPELPEDYVCPVCGVGPDQFELVEE
- the smpB gene encoding SsrA-binding protein SmpB, which produces MARRRPQPTSTTGGRDRGKNSQGPQKRSISKNRVARHDYEIGETWEAGIELTGTEVKSIRERPCQIRDSFCIIRGGEAFLVGVHIHPYSNGGVWNVDPDRRRRLLMHRRQIALIDAQLRTKGMALVPLELYFDEHNRVKLCVGIGRGKKLFDKRRDMARRDSDREIQRALKLRGR